In a single window of the Apteryx mantelli isolate bAptMan1 chromosome 11, bAptMan1.hap1, whole genome shotgun sequence genome:
- the LOC136993040 gene encoding olfactory receptor 14C36-like, with protein MSNGSSLNEFLLLAFTDTQELQLLHFSLFLGIYLAALVGNSLIITAVACDHHLHTPMYFFLLNLSVLDLGSISTTVPKSMANSLRDTRAISYSGCAAQIFVFAFFMSAEYCLLTIMAFDRFVAICRPLHYSTLMSSRACVRMAAAAWASGFLNALLHTGNTFSLLLCQGNTVDQFFCEVPQILKLSCSDSYQREVGLLVVSGCLFIGCFIFIVLSYVQIFTIVLRIPSEQGRHKAFSTCLPHLAVVSLFISTGMFAHLKPPSLSSPALDLVVAVLYSVVPPAMNPLIYSMRNKELKDALRKLIQLVLVQEQ; from the coding sequence atgtccaacggcagctccctcaacgagttcctcctcctggcgttcacggacacacaggagctgcaactcttgcacttctcgctcttcctgggcatctacctggctgccctcgtgggcaacagcctcatcatcacagccgtagcctgtgaccaccacctccacacccccatgtacttcttcctcctcaacctctctgttctggaccttggctccatctccaccactgtccccaaatccatggccaattccctgagggacaccagggccatttcctactcaggatgtgctgcgcagatatttgtatttgcctttttcatgtcagctgagtattgtcttctcactatCATGGCCtttgaccgctttgttgccatctgcagacccctgcactacagcacactcatgagcagcagagcttgtgtcagaatggcagcagctgcctgggccagtggttttctcaatgctctcctgcacactgggaacacattttccttactgctctgccaaggcaacacagtggaccagttcttctgtgaagtcccccagatcctcaagctctcctgctcagactcctaccaaagggaagttggccttcttgtggttagtggctgtttattcattgggtgttttattttcattgtgctgtcctacgtgcagatcttcactattgtgctgaggatcccctctgagcagggacgacacaaagccttttccacgtgcctgcctcacctggccgtggtctccctgttcatcagcactggcatgtttgcccacctgaagcccccctccctctcctccccagctctggatctggtggtggctgttctgtactcggtggtgcctccagcaatgaaccccctcatctacagcatgagaaacaaggagctcaaggacgcactgaggaaactgattcagctggtactagttcaagAGCAATAA
- the LOC136993140 gene encoding olfactory receptor 14C36-like produces MSNSSSLNEFLLLAFADTRELQLLHFLLFLGIYLAALLGNGLIITAVACDHCLHTPMYFFLLNLSVLDLGNISTTVPKSMANSLWDTKAISYSGCAAQVFFSFFSFAVEFYLLTVMAYDRYVAICRPLHYGTLMSSRACVKMAAAAWASGFLNAVLHTANTFSIPLCQGNTVDQFFCEVPQILKLSCSDSYLTEVGLIVVGACLGFGCFVFIVLSYVQIFTAVLRIPSEQGRHKAFSTCLPHLAVVSLFISTAVFAYLKPPSISSPALDLVLAMLYAVLPPAVNPLIYSMRNKELKEALKKLVQLVLFQQQ; encoded by the coding sequence atgtccaacagcagttccctcaacgagttcctcctcctggcatttgcggacacaagggagctgcagctcttgcacttcttgctcttcctgggcatctacctggctgccctcctgggcaacggcctcatcatcacagctgtagcctgcgaccactgcctccacacccccatgtacttcttcctcctcaacctctctgttctggaccttggcaacatctccacgactgtccccaaatccatggccaattccctttgggacaccaaagccatttcctactcaggatgtgctgcccaggtctttttctcctttttttcatttgcagtagagttttatctcctcactgtcatggcctatgaccgctatgttgccatctgcagacccctgcactatgggaccctcatgagcagcagagcttgtgtcaaaatggcagcagctgcctgggccagtggttttctcaatgctgtgctgcacactgctaacacattttcaataccactctgccaaggcaacacagtggaccagttcttctgtgaagttccccagatcctcaagctctcctgctcagactcctacctcacagaagttgggcttattgtggttggtgcctgtttaggctttgggtgttttgttttcattgtgctgtcctacgtgcagatcttcactgctgtgctgaggatcccctctgagcagggacgacacaaagccttttccacgtgcctccctcacttggccgtggtctccctgtttattagcactgcagtttttgcctacctgaagcccccctccatctcctccccagctctcgatctcgtgctggccatgctgtacgcggtgctgcctccagcagtaaaccctctcatctacagcatgaggaacaaggagcttaaggaggcactgaagaaactggttcagttggtgctgtttcagcagcaataa